In the Drosophila takahashii strain IR98-3 E-12201 chromosome 3R, DtakHiC1v2, whole genome shotgun sequence genome, one interval contains:
- the Rlb1 gene encoding serum response factor-binding protein 1 — translation MDRLKFNNLVITNKKVIQKARAQTIAKLVQKLRKTKDVLAKNPDSEKEKIRLRKNSECLSQLKALKCLDIVRQSLLQEGTNPNAVIANERSTPDELGIAMLRLNKLMHGLVDTFVETLKLTTDKEAKWREEILETSKRRVKIERTEERKRKRKELKEQKAQTKNRLEWLEQNKVPGAEVPPTAAEDTSTIEGAQVEKQETSEIETPAKTEKPTALNKEKKDKKVANKEKNLRKDKPFSKKDEMPGPATPKPVFNKESVEKVNENSTKPQKEVKPKEPKPKPVERKPAKEQKPKPRPERQPSIEEDEEEPTPDSNRPTHVVDPFFITESGQPYLSTAVVLSGDNDSEAEEEQKPPPVKKFRHEERRTNTYRERPERQQEFKAKKPTDDRHPSWLAKQQQKPIIGDFKGKKITFGDDGQAAEITAPKINHSTATAPPSSTDGMHPSWVAKQKFKPKIAAFQGTKIKFDDE, via the exons ATGGACAGATTGAAATTCAACAACTtg GTTATAACCAACAAGAAGGTGATCCAGAAGGCACGCGCACAGACCATCGCCAAGCTCGTCCAGAAGCTGCGAAAGACCAAAGATGTTCTGGCCAAAAATCCGGACAGTGAAAAGGAGAAGATTCGTCTGCGCAAAAACAGCGAATGCCTTTCCCAGTTGAAGGCGCTGAAATGTCTGGACATAGTGCGTCAATCGCTCCTCCAAGAGGGCACAAATCCAAATGCAGTGATCGCCAACGAGCGCTCTACTCCGGATGAACTGGGCATCGCCATGCTGCGGCTAAACAAATTGATGCACGGACTGGTGGACACTTTCGTGGAGACCCTCAAGCTGACCACCGATAAGGAGGCCAAGTGGCGGGAGGAGATCCTGGAGACGAGCAAGCGACGGGTCAAAATAGAACGCACTGAGGAGCGAAAGAGGAAACGCAAGGAGCTCAAGGAGCAGAAGGCTCAGACCAAGAACAGATTAGAGTGGTTGGAGCAGAACAAAGTACCCGGAGCAGAGGTTCCACCAACGGCAGCGGAGGATACATCTACTATAGAAGGAGCCCAGGTGGAAAAGCAAGAGACTTCCGAGATTGAGACTCCAGCCAAAACAGAGAAACCTACAGCTCTTAACAAAGAGAAAAAGGACAAGAAAGTGGCCAATAAGGAGAAGAACCTAAGGAAAGACAAACCTTTTTCCAAAAAAGATGAGATGCCTGGACCAGCGACTCCTAAGCCAGTTTTCAACAAGGAATCCGTTGAGAAAGTTAATGAAAATAGCACAAAACCCCAAAAAGAAGTCAAACCAAAAGAACCCAAACCAAAACCCGTGGAAAGAAAGCCAGCCAAGGAACAGAAGCCCAAACCTCGACCAGAAAGGCAGCCTAGCATTGAGGAAGATGAAGAGGAACCCACTCCTGACAGCAATCGTCCCACACATGTGGTCGATCCCTTCTTCATCACGGAATCTGGACAGCCCTACTTGTCCACCGCGGTGGTTCTTTCCGGGGACAATGACAGCGAAGCTGAAGAGGAACAAAAACCACCGCCAGTCAAAAAGTTCCGCCACGAAGAGCGACGGACAAATACATACCGTGAAAGACCCGAGAGACAGCAAGAGTTCAAAGCGAAAAAGCCAACTGACGACCGTCATCCCTCCTGGCTggccaagcagcagcagaagcccATCATCGGTGACTTTAAGGGCAAGAAGATCACATTCGGCGATGATGGTCAGGCGGCCGAAATCACTGCTCCCAAAATCAATCATTCAACTGCGACCGCACCTCCTTCATCCACCGACGGCATGCATCCGTCTTGGGTGGCCAAACAGAAGTTCAAGCCCAAAATCGCCGCCTTTCAGGGCACCAAGATTAAGTTTGACGATGAATAA
- the rump gene encoding myelin expression factor 2 isoform X1: MNMDAGNSVENREKERDRRGRGARGSRFSDADGNGNAGGNQGGGGGGGGGGNNVRDRSRERRNCRVYISNIPYDYRWQDLKDLFRRIVGSIEYVQLFFDESGKARGCGIVEFKDPENVQKAMEKMNRYEVNGRELVVKEDHGEQRDQYGRIVRDGAGGGGGGGGGGGGGNGGNNGGGGGGGGRDHMDDRDRGFSRRDDDRLSGRNNFNMMSNDYNNSSNYNLYGLSASFLESLGISGPLHNKVFVANLDYKVDNKKLKQVFKLAGKVQSVDLSLDKEGNSRGFAVIEYDHPVEAVQAISMLDRQMLFDRRMTVRLDRIPDKNEGVKLPEGLGGVGIGLGPNGEPLKDVAHNLPNGGQSQGQLLGNSQQGSQLGSVGSQPNSSAVSNATTNLLNNLTGVMFGNHAAVQPSPVAPVQKPSLGNNSGTGGLNLNNLNPSLLAAVVGNLGSQGGNLSNPLLTSSLNNLGLNLGNSGNDDSLASSNVGLSNNYSSGSGGGNNYSSGNNYSGVGGSGNVGYNAYSSSGGVGGGNGGGGVDSNDYNTGNQLDLFGGGSNVGNSNVGSGNAGGGSRKSDTIIIKNVPMSCTWQTLRDKFREIGDVKFAEIRGNDVGVVRFFKERDAELAIALMDGSRLDGRNIKVTYF, translated from the exons ATGAACATGGACGCAGGCAACTCCGTGGAGAACCGTGAGAAGGAGCGCGATCGTCGTGGACGCGGAGCCCGTGGCTCCCGTTTCTCGGACGCAGACGGTAATGGAAACGCCGGCGGCAACCagggaggcggaggaggaggcggtggcggcggcaaCAATGTTCGCGACCGGAGCCGCGAACGTCGCAATTGCCGGGTTTACATCTCCAACATTCCGTACGACTACCGCTGGCAGGATCTGAAGGATCTGTTCCGCCGCATCGTCGGCTCCATCGAGTACGTGCAGCTGTTCTTCGACGAGAGCGGCAAGGCACGTGGCTGCGGCATTGTGGAGTTCAAGGATCCGGAGAACGTGCAGAAGGCCATGGAGAAGATGAACCGCTACGAGGTCAACGGGCGCGAGCTGGTGGTCAAGGAGGACCACGGCGAGCAGCGCGACCAGTACGGCCGGATTGTCCGCGATGGAGCCGGAGGCGGTggtggaggcggcggcggcggaggaggcggaaaTGGCGGCAACaacggcggaggaggcggcggcggtggccgtGACCACATGGATGACCGCGATCGCGGCTTCTCCCGGCGAGACGACGACAGATT ATCTGGgcgaaataattttaacatgATGTCAAATGATTATAATAATTCGTCGAATTACAATTTGTATGGGCTTTCTGCTTCGTTTTTGGAGAGTCTTGGCATAAGTGGACCTTTGCATAATAAGGTTTTTGTTGCTAAT CTGGACTACAAGGTGGACAACAAGAAGCTCAAGCAGGTCTTCAAGCTGGCCGGCAAAGTGCAGAGCGTAGATCTTTCGCTGGACAAGGAGGGCAACAGTCGCGGCTTTGCCGTAATCGAGTACGATCATCCCGTGGAGGCTGTCCAGGCCATTTCTATGCTGGACCGTCAGATGCTCTTCGATCGCCGCATGACCGTGCGCCTGGATCGCATTCCGGACAAGAACGAAGGCGTCAAGCTGCCCGAGGGCTTGGGTGGCGTGGGCATTGGCCTGGGACCCAACGGTGAGCCGCTAAAGGATGTCGCCCACAACCTGCCCAACGGAGGTCAGAGCCAGGGACAGTTGCTTGGCAATTCGCAGCAAGGATCGCAGCTGGGTTCCGTGGGTAGCCAGCCCAACAGCAGCGCCGTGAGCAACGCCACCACCAATCTGCTGAACAATCTAACCGGCGTGATGTTCGGCAATCATGCCGCAGTGCAGCCATCACCGGTGGCTCCGGTTCAGAAGCCCAGTCTGGGCAATAACTCTGGAACCGGCGGTTTGAACTTGAACAATCTTAACCCCAGTTTGTTGGCCGCCGTGGTCGGCAACCTCGGCAGCCAGGGCGGCAATTTGTCCAACCCCCTGCTGACTTCGTCGCTGAACAACCTGGGTCTCAATCTCGGCAACTCGGGCAACGATGACAGCCTGGCCTCGAGCAACGTGGGCCTCTCAAACAACTATAGCAGCGGTAGCGGCGGTGGCAACAACTACAGCTCCGGCAACAACTACAGCGGTGTTGGCGGCTCCGGCAATGTGGGATACAATGCCTACAGCAGCTCCGGTGGAGTTGGCGGTGGCAATGGAGGAGGCGGCGTGGACAGCAACGATTACAACACGGGCAACCAGTTGGACCTCTTTGGCGGCGGCAGCAATGTGGGCAACTCGAATGTTGGCTCCGGCAATGCTGGCGGTGGGTCGCGCAAGTCGgacaccatcatcatcaagaACGTTCCAATGAGCTGCACCTGGCAGACGTTGCGCGACAAGTTCCGTGAGATCGGGGACGTCAAGTTTGCTGAGATCCGCGGCAATGATGTGGGCGTGGTGCGCTTCTTCAAGGAGCGTGATGCCGAGCTGGCCATAG CGCTCATGGATGGCTCGCGTCTGGATGGACGCAACATTAAAGTAACATACTTTTAA
- the rump gene encoding uncharacterized protein rump isoform X2 encodes MNMDAGNSVENREKERDRRGRGARGSRFSDADGNGNAGGNQGGGGGGGGGGNNVRDRSRERRNCRVYISNIPYDYRWQDLKDLFRRIVGSIEYVQLFFDESGKARGCGIVEFKDPENVQKAMEKMNRYEVNGRELVVKEDHGEQRDQYGRIVRDGAGGGGGGGGGGGGGNGGNNGGGGGGGGRDHMDDRDRGFSRRDDDRFWTTRWTTRSSSRSSSWPAKCRA; translated from the exons ATGAACATGGACGCAGGCAACTCCGTGGAGAACCGTGAGAAGGAGCGCGATCGTCGTGGACGCGGAGCCCGTGGCTCCCGTTTCTCGGACGCAGACGGTAATGGAAACGCCGGCGGCAACCagggaggcggaggaggaggcggtggcggcggcaaCAATGTTCGCGACCGGAGCCGCGAACGTCGCAATTGCCGGGTTTACATCTCCAACATTCCGTACGACTACCGCTGGCAGGATCTGAAGGATCTGTTCCGCCGCATCGTCGGCTCCATCGAGTACGTGCAGCTGTTCTTCGACGAGAGCGGCAAGGCACGTGGCTGCGGCATTGTGGAGTTCAAGGATCCGGAGAACGTGCAGAAGGCCATGGAGAAGATGAACCGCTACGAGGTCAACGGGCGCGAGCTGGTGGTCAAGGAGGACCACGGCGAGCAGCGCGACCAGTACGGCCGGATTGTCCGCGATGGAGCCGGAGGCGGTggtggaggcggcggcggcggaggaggcggaaaTGGCGGCAACaacggcggaggaggcggcggcggtggccgtGACCACATGGATGACCGCGATCGCGGCTTCTCCCGGCGAGACGACGACAGATT CTGGACTACAAGGTGGACAACAAGAAGCTCAAGCAGGTCTTCAAGCTGGCCGGCAAAGTGCAGAGCGTAG
- the Ras85D gene encoding ras-like protein 1 translates to MTEYKLVVVGAGGVGKSALTIQLIQNHFVDEYDPTIEDSYRKQVVIDGETCLLDILDTAGQEEYSAMRDQYMRTGEGFLLVFAVNSAKSFEDIGTYREQIKRVKDAEEVPMVLVGNKCDLASWNVNNEQAREVAKQYGIPYIETSAKTRMGVDDAFYTLVREIRKDKDNKGRRGRKMNKPNRRFKCKML, encoded by the exons ATGACGGAATACAAACTGGTGGTCGTGGGAGCCGGAGGCGTGGGCAAATCCGCGCTCACCATCCAGCTGATCCAGAACCATTTCGTGGACGAGTACGATCCCACAATCGAGGACTCCTACCGAAAGCAAGTGGTTATCG ATGGGGAAACCTGCCTGCTGGACATCCTGGACACCGCCGGCCAAGAGGAGTACTCGGCCATGCGCGATCAGTATATGCGAACCGGCGAGGGCTTCCTGCTGGTCTTTGCCGTAAACAGTGCGAAGTCCTTCGAGGACATCGGCACCTACCGTGAGCAGATCAAGCGCGTGAAGGACGCCGAGGAGGTGCCCATGGTGCTGGTGGGCAACAAATGTGATCTGGCCTCGTGGAATGTGAACAACGAGCAGGCAAGAGAA GTGGCCAAACAGTACGGCATTCCATACATTGAGACATCCGCGAAGACGCGCATGGGCGTGGACGATGCATTTTACACACTGGTGCGCGAAATCCGCAAGGACAAGGACAACAAGGGACGGAGGGGCCGCAAAATGAACAAGCCGAATCGtagatttaaatgtaaaatgctCTAA
- the mRpL47 gene encoding large ribosomal subunit protein uL29m, with protein sequence MSSALKKCFNLAKTVGNATVKSFLAAPRQAWPACSAVALQTPHAPAMQMHTSPVRRDLMEFFDDKKNWSENEVKVGRAWRTEELRIKSNKELHQLWFVLLKERNMLLTMEHECNDKMEVFPSPERIDKVKISMENLETVVRERNKAYHLLETGETGERPHKAVKNAFGLQVTYRSCEHYLPPFMNLKWIKSRNIGFGGRAVNRFLLKYREKLYNAKRKAKNRSRNEVMMILRRNPNFDLDALRRQFPDVNVDKLRNDDKIRGHYVPKVGV encoded by the exons ATGTCTTCggcgttaaaaaaatgttttaatttggcTAAAACTGTGGGAAATGCGACGGTCAAGAGCTTCCTGGCCGCTCCCAGGCAGGCATGGCCGGCCTGCAG TGCGGTGGCCCTGCAAACGCCGCATGCTCCCGCGATGCAGATGCACACTTCCCCCGTTCGCCGGGATCTGATGGAGTTCTTCGACGACAAGAAGAACTGGAGCGAGAACGAGGTGAAGGTGGGTCGCGCGTGGCGCACGGAGGAGCTGCGCATCAAGTCCAACAAGGAGCTGCACCAGCTGTGGTTCGTGCTCCTCAAGGAGCGCAACATGCTGCTGACCATGGAGCACGAGTGCAACGACAAAATGGAGGTCTTTCCCAGTCCGGAGCGTATTGATAAG GTGAAAATCTCCATGGAGAACCTGGAGACAGTGGTGAGGGAGCGCAACAAGGCGTATCATCTGCTGGAGACCGGTGAAACCGGTGAGCGGCCCCACAAGGCGGTGAAGAATGCCTTTGGCCTGCAGGTCACCTACAGAAGCTGCGAACACTACCTGCCGCCCTTCATGAACCTGAAATGGATAAAATCCCGCAACATTGGCTTTGGTGGTCGGGCTGTCAACAGATTCCTGCTGAAGTACCGCGAGAAGCTGTACAATGCCAAGCGCAAGGCCAAGAA TCGCTCCCGCAACGAAGTCATGATGATCCTGCGCCGCAATCCCAACTTTGACCTGGATGCGCTGCGTCGCCAGTTCCCCGATGTAAATGTGGACAAGCTGCGCAACGACGACAAGATTCGTGGTCACTATGTGCCCAAAGTTGGCGTTTGA